One Alphaproteobacteria bacterium LSUCC0396 genomic region harbors:
- a CDS encoding 4-(cytidine 5'-diphospho)-2-C-methyl-D-erythritol kinase yields MISVLAPAKINLFLRVCGKDDRGYHHLDSLIVFTEFGDRLTFEPAANDALIVTGEFSTALDNDEIATPRFNYQTQDNRGANNLVMHALDGYRQAGGVIDGLAITLEKNIPVGAGLGGGSADAAALLRAVNALSRTPLDSSVLYDLAASLGADVPVCLAGGCQRIAGIGDSMTPFTMPQTGAILLANPQIPLSTKDVFTHFGGHYSGFAGSLDGLDAAGLVALGNDLTPAALVLVPQIRSCLEIMEAAPGVKCAAMSGSGASCFALFEQASDAKAAAAQLETAGYWAIASQIYQVD; encoded by the coding sequence ATGATTTCCGTTCTTGCGCCGGCAAAAATTAACCTTTTCCTGCGCGTTTGTGGCAAGGATGATCGCGGCTATCATCATTTGGACTCGTTGATTGTCTTCACCGAATTTGGCGATCGACTAACATTTGAGCCGGCGGCGAATGATGCGCTGATCGTGACTGGCGAGTTCAGTACAGCCTTAGATAACGACGAAATTGCCACCCCTCGATTTAATTACCAAACACAGGATAATCGTGGCGCTAATAATCTGGTGATGCACGCCTTGGACGGGTACCGGCAAGCTGGCGGTGTCATTGACGGGCTTGCAATCACGCTGGAAAAAAACATTCCTGTTGGGGCGGGGCTTGGCGGCGGATCGGCCGATGCAGCGGCATTATTGCGGGCAGTAAACGCGCTGTCACGGACGCCGCTGGACAGTTCCGTCCTTTATGACCTTGCCGCCAGCCTTGGCGCTGATGTGCCAGTTTGTCTTGCTGGTGGGTGCCAACGCATTGCCGGAATTGGTGACAGCATGACGCCGTTTACCATGCCGCAAACCGGCGCAATATTGCTTGCAAATCCCCAGATCCCGCTATCAACCAAAGACGTCTTTACCCATTTTGGCGGTCATTACAGCGGTTTTGCCGGATCTCTTGATGGGCTTGATGCTGCCGGTCTTGTTGCGCTTGGTAATGATTTGACACCAGCGGCACTGGTGCTAGTGCCGCAGATTAGATCCTGCCTTGAAATAATGGAGGCCGCACCTGGCGTTAAATGCGCTGCGATGTCGGGAAGCGGAGCAAGCTGTTTTGCACTATTTGAACAAGCCAGCGATGCCAAAGCGGCAGCAGCCCAACTTGAAACCGCTGGATATTGGGCCATTGCAAGCCAGATTTACCAAGTCGATTAA
- a CDS encoding isocitrate/isopropylmalate dehydrogenase family protein: protein MRARISLIKGDGIGVDVSDAAMFLAQKAMSKAGLPAPEIIEIAAGAKYYAETGVDIEPDGEKRAGDADAIFLGAIGLPSIRHADGTEISPHLRLRDRYQLYAGIRPVKAYPNAPMPLADKRASKIDLVIIRESTEGLFYSAAVHGRSKVIDNAVCDETLRITRATTEKLHDFAFRFASKRKEKGHKGQVTCVDKANVFTSMAFFRQIFDEVSAQYPDISKGYNYVDAAALDLIRQPWAADVLVMENMFGDILSDLAGGLVGGMGMAACGEIGDEIGLFQPAHGSAPDIMGMDKANPLAAILSAGLMLDYLAEKLDQPAYDDAAMILDAAIETGFSLNRLRPMEFGGDMGTKAVTSAISSLMDGKAK from the coding sequence ATGCGCGCTAGGATCAGCTTGATTAAAGGTGATGGCATCGGCGTTGATGTCAGTGATGCCGCCATGTTCCTTGCCCAAAAAGCCATGAGCAAAGCAGGGCTACCAGCACCAGAAATTATTGAGATTGCCGCCGGTGCGAAATATTATGCCGAAACAGGTGTTGATATAGAGCCAGATGGCGAAAAGCGCGCCGGTGACGCCGATGCGATTTTCCTTGGAGCTATCGGGCTTCCTTCGATCCGGCACGCTGATGGCACTGAAATATCACCGCATCTTCGGCTTCGTGACCGGTACCAGCTTTATGCCGGTATCAGGCCAGTCAAAGCTTATCCAAATGCGCCAATGCCACTTGCCGACAAACGTGCTAGCAAGATTGATCTTGTCATTATTCGCGAATCTACCGAAGGTCTGTTTTATTCTGCTGCCGTTCATGGCCGGAGCAAAGTCATTGATAACGCGGTCTGTGACGAGACTTTGCGCATTACCCGTGCGACGACTGAAAAGCTGCATGATTTTGCCTTTCGCTTTGCCAGTAAGCGCAAAGAAAAAGGGCATAAGGGGCAGGTAACTTGTGTTGATAAGGCGAATGTCTTTACCTCGATGGCATTTTTCCGGCAGATTTTTGACGAAGTTAGCGCCCAGTATCCGGATATCAGCAAGGGTTATAATTATGTCGATGCGGCAGCGCTCGATCTTATTCGCCAGCCCTGGGCAGCCGATGTTTTGGTAATGGAAAATATGTTTGGCGATATTTTGTCAGATCTTGCCGGTGGCCTTGTTGGCGGGATGGGCATGGCGGCCTGCGGCGAAATTGGTGACGAGATCGGACTGTTTCAACCCGCACATGGCAGCGCCCCTGATATTATGGGTATGGATAAAGCCAACCCGCTAGCGGCAATTTTAAGCGCCGGATTAATGCTTGATTATCTTGCCGAAAAACTAGATCAACCGGCCTATGACGATGCCGCTATGATACTTGATGCGGCGATTGAAACCGGCTTTTCGCTAAACCGGTTGCGCCCGATGGAATTTGGCGGCGATATGGGCACCAAAGCGGTGACGTCAGCGATTTCATCACTGATGGATGGCAAGGCGAAATAG
- a CDS encoding response regulator transcription factor, with amino-acid sequence MQVLSPCDRKEAASTSRLLIVDDDAYLRATLRQQLAVEGFSEIFEVGVVADLDNVLANTNPDLILLDVQMPDGNGIDICQRLRRNGFAKPIVMLTAKGAEDDIVRGLEAGANDYITKPLRLGELIARIRTQLRQFKALDDARFEIGNLSFVPANKMLHEIGTDRMQALTEKESTILKFLYWAFPNDVTKSEILAEVWGFQNGVSTHTLETHIYRLRQKISRLTKEPLVLTTEKGYRLSD; translated from the coding sequence ATGCAAGTGTTGTCCCCATGCGACAGGAAAGAAGCCGCTTCTACGTCGCGTTTATTAATCGTTGATGATGATGCCTATTTGCGTGCAACCTTGCGCCAGCAACTTGCCGTCGAGGGGTTTAGCGAAATATTCGAAGTTGGGGTTGTTGCTGACCTTGATAATGTGCTTGCCAACACCAACCCCGATTTAATTCTGCTCGATGTTCAGATGCCTGACGGAAACGGAATTGATATCTGTCAGCGTTTGCGGCGGAACGGGTTTGCCAAGCCGATTGTGATGTTGACGGCCAAGGGGGCAGAAGATGATATTGTCCGCGGGCTAGAGGCTGGTGCGAATGATTATATCACCAAGCCGCTTCGTCTTGGCGAGTTGATTGCTCGTATCCGAACCCAATTGCGCCAGTTCAAAGCCTTGGACGATGCGCGTTTTGAGATTGGCAATCTTAGCTTTGTACCGGCTAATAAAATGCTGCATGAAATTGGCACTGACCGGATGCAGGCCCTAACCGAAAAAGAATCAACGATCCTGAAATTTCTGTATTGGGCATTTCCCAATGATGTAACGAAAAGTGAAATTCTAGCCGAGGTTTGGGGGTTTCAAAATGGTGTCAGCACGCACACGCTTGAAACGCATATTTACCGTTTGCGCCAGAAAATCAGTCGGCTAACAAAAGAGCCCTTGGTCCTTACCACGGAAAAAGGCTATCGGCTGTCAGATTGA
- the ribA gene encoding GTP cyclohydrolase II, with protein sequence MMHDTRAKNAYMKAERASAELRRGGHVMLRLNNGEAALFRGAEFADDSDITALSRLAGSGALLVLTANRIRSLGKALRQGWPAATIALAMRDYERVFDLAFGQTSLDEHNGLSLVAEQTGSLADHATRLLRNAKLLPAALLARLPFRDISAQDRFAQEHNLLVLEARDLDAYHHQAGAMMRIAARARVPLAVAENAEVVMFRAEIGGEDHFAVLIGKGADLEAPLVRLHSQCITGDVLGSLKCDCGDQLQAAMRLMAENGGGVLVYLAQEGRDIGLLNKMRAYALQDNGLDTVDANHALGFDTDERVFLPAARILDALGITRLRLITNNPDKISQLEQCGIKVEERVPLVLASNPHNEDYLATKKHRTGHMIMDKDKG encoded by the coding sequence ATGATGCACGATACCCGTGCAAAAAACGCCTATATGAAGGCCGAACGTGCGAGCGCAGAATTGCGCCGCGGCGGCCATGTGATGCTGCGACTCAATAATGGCGAGGCGGCACTTTTCCGCGGTGCAGAATTTGCCGATGACAGTGACATTACCGCGCTTAGCCGGCTTGCCGGATCCGGCGCCTTGCTCGTGTTGACAGCAAACCGGATACGAAGCCTTGGTAAAGCTCTTCGTCAGGGCTGGCCCGCGGCGACGATTGCGCTTGCGATGCGCGATTACGAACGCGTATTTGACCTTGCATTTGGCCAGACAAGCCTTGATGAGCATAATGGCCTTAGCCTTGTTGCCGAGCAGACAGGATCGCTCGCTGATCACGCCACCAGATTATTGCGCAATGCCAAATTGCTGCCTGCTGCGTTATTGGCGCGGCTGCCATTTCGCGATATCTCGGCGCAAGACCGGTTTGCCCAAGAACATAATCTGCTTGTTCTGGAAGCGCGCGATCTGGATGCCTATCATCATCAGGCCGGAGCCATGATGCGGATTGCGGCGCGTGCCAGGGTGCCGCTGGCGGTCGCTGAAAATGCCGAGGTTGTGATGTTTCGTGCCGAAATCGGCGGCGAGGATCATTTTGCCGTTTTGATCGGAAAAGGCGCTGATCTTGAGGCGCCATTGGTGCGCCTTCATTCGCAATGTATTACTGGTGATGTTCTGGGCAGCCTGAAATGTGATTGCGGCGATCAATTGCAGGCGGCGATGCGGCTGATGGCGGAAAATGGCGGCGGCGTGCTGGTTTATCTGGCACAAGAAGGGCGTGATATTGGCCTTTTAAACAAAATGCGCGCCTATGCATTACAGGATAATGGGCTGGATACGGTGGATGCTAATCATGCACTCGGGTTTGACACGGATGAACGGGTGTTTTTGCCTGCAGCGCGTATTCTTGATGCACTTGGCATTACACGTTTGCGGCTGATCACTAATAATCCTGACAAGATCAGCCAGCTTGAACAATGCGGAATCAAAGTTGAAGAACGCGTGCCGCTAGTGCTTGCCAGCAATCCGCATAATGAAGATTATCTTGCAACAAAGAAACATCGGACTGGCCATATGATTATGGATAAGGATAAAGGGTAA
- a CDS encoding YggS family pyridoxal phosphate-dependent enzyme: MSDEILNTHSIIADNLSAIHKKINSAEGNYKTQTGLHRPVTLVAVSKRQPDNRIDAALVAGQRVFGENRVQEAQGRWVPRRDRHADLTLHLIGPLQTNKAADAVALFDVIEVVDRPKLAKALGDEMIRQNRLLDCYIQVNSGKEAQKSGIAPEDADDFIAFCRDEAGLNITGLMCIPPIYEEAAMHFALLQTIAKRNHLSILSMGMSDDFEEAIAFGANVVRIGSAIFGERDS, encoded by the coding sequence ATGTCAGACGAAATTTTAAACACGCATTCTATCATTGCCGATAATCTTTCTGCTATCCATAAAAAAATTAATTCCGCCGAGGGGAACTATAAAACGCAAACGGGGCTTCATCGGCCAGTTACCTTGGTGGCGGTAAGCAAACGTCAGCCTGATAACCGGATTGATGCAGCACTTGTGGCTGGCCAGCGTGTGTTTGGCGAAAACCGCGTTCAAGAAGCCCAAGGCCGATGGGTGCCACGCCGCGATCGACATGCCGATTTGACATTGCATTTAATTGGCCCGCTGCAAACCAACAAGGCGGCGGATGCGGTGGCGCTATTTGATGTTATCGAGGTGGTTGATCGGCCCAAGCTGGCAAAGGCATTGGGCGATGAGATGATCCGTCAAAACCGCCTGCTTGATTGCTATATTCAGGTTAATAGTGGTAAAGAAGCGCAAAAATCAGGCATTGCGCCTGAGGATGCGGATGACTTCATTGCCTTTTGCCGTGATGAGGCGGGGCTTAATATTACTGGCCTGATGTGTATTCCGCCAATTTATGAAGAGGCGGCGATGCATTTTGCGCTGTTGCAAACCATTGCCAAACGCAATCATCTTTCTATCTTATCAATGGGAATGAGTGATGATTTCGAAGAGGCAATTGCCTTTGGGGCAAATGTGGTTCGTATAGGATCAGCCATTTTTGGGGAGCGTGACAGTTAG
- a CDS encoding porin: MMRKVLLTTTALIALGSVSAVAADISISGNARFRYNSWSDDDAAVAGANNNSMTDVLQLWVKSSATLDNGLSIGTNHRILTSGAVDRNWIDIDGDFGKIDLGKQWSVNYSSSLDENWEATIAGGAYIGGSTNAGLAAMGDQTTGFLGGGKGNKVVYHMPSIGGLSAAISYGDAGATSEADETATAVGYKMDILGGSLRLQYANIVTDGADSTADESAGTEYGAEYSSSFGRVYVISQNTETTTSAGAKTSDVEGTTFGGQYNLNSATKLVYYRREMSQDGTTNLGDDFSSDTIGVRYDMTGGLRIGLLHTNYDFTDASAAATSDNGSATRLQVRVNF, encoded by the coding sequence ATGATGCGTAAGGTTCTTCTTACAACAACTGCGCTTATTGCTTTGGGCAGTGTTTCTGCGGTAGCTGCAGACATTTCAATTAGTGGTAATGCTCGTTTTCGTTACAACAGCTGGTCTGACGACGACGCAGCAGTTGCTGGTGCAAACAATAACTCAATGACAGATGTTTTACAGCTTTGGGTAAAATCATCCGCTACACTCGACAATGGCCTATCAATTGGTACAAATCATCGTATTTTGACCAGCGGTGCTGTCGATCGCAACTGGATCGATATCGATGGCGATTTCGGTAAAATTGACCTCGGCAAACAGTGGTCTGTAAACTACTCTTCGTCACTCGATGAGAACTGGGAGGCTACTATAGCCGGCGGCGCTTATATTGGCGGCTCAACCAATGCCGGCCTTGCCGCCATGGGTGATCAAACGACTGGCTTTCTTGGTGGCGGTAAAGGCAATAAGGTTGTCTATCACATGCCATCAATTGGTGGGCTAAGCGCAGCCATTTCTTACGGAGACGCTGGTGCCACTTCAGAAGCTGATGAGACAGCTACAGCTGTTGGCTACAAAATGGACATTCTGGGCGGTAGCCTTCGCCTTCAATATGCCAATATTGTAACAGACGGGGCGGACTCAACCGCTGATGAATCAGCAGGCACAGAGTATGGTGCTGAGTATTCATCTTCATTTGGCCGCGTATACGTGATTTCTCAAAACACAGAAACTACTACTTCAGCTGGTGCTAAGACATCTGATGTAGAAGGAACAACTTTCGGTGGTCAGTATAATTTGAACAGCGCTACCAAGTTAGTTTACTATCGCCGAGAAATGTCGCAAGACGGCACAACAAATCTCGGTGATGACTTTTCTTCTGACACAATTGGTGTTCGTTATGACATGACCGGTGGATTGCGCATTGGTCTTCTGCACACAAACTACGACTTCACAGATGCTTCAGCAGCTGCAACAAGTGATAACGGCTCAGCAACTCGTTTGCAAGTTCGTGTAAACTTCTAA
- a CDS encoding DUF3576 domain-containing protein translates to MAIRIKFIGLMILICSLLVACGNGKNIIPNDPSNEKDEISILTGKPGGIKLSDLGKKNDSGNSLPVNALLWRAALDIASFVPLDDVDTFGGSIVTEWHQSKAAPNQRLKLTMFVVGRELRSDAITVRAYIQNRLGTEWIDAGRDEALGRKLEDLVLTRARELRAAAITETVD, encoded by the coding sequence TTGGCGATACGAATCAAATTCATAGGATTAATGATCCTCATCTGTTCACTATTGGTGGCATGTGGAAACGGTAAAAACATTATTCCTAATGACCCATCCAATGAAAAAGACGAAATTTCCATTTTAACCGGCAAGCCAGGTGGCATTAAATTATCAGATTTAGGCAAAAAAAACGATTCTGGCAACAGCTTGCCAGTGAACGCGCTGTTATGGCGGGCGGCACTTGATATCGCGTCATTTGTGCCATTGGATGATGTCGATACATTTGGTGGCAGCATTGTTACCGAATGGCACCAGTCTAAAGCCGCCCCTAATCAGCGTCTGAAATTAACCATGTTTGTGGTTGGCCGCGAGTTGCGTTCCGATGCAATCACCGTTCGCGCCTATATCCAAAACCGCCTTGGCACTGAGTGGATTGATGCTGGCCGTGATGAAGCACTTGGCCGCAAGCTAGAGGATCTGGTACTGACCCGCGCACGCGAATTACGCGCTGCCGCGATCACCGAAACGGTTGATTAA